The following nucleotide sequence is from Haloplanus aerogenes.
ATGAGCAGTGACCGACAGTCTGTTCCGGTCTCCCTCCCGCCGGAACTCGTTGACCGTCTCGACAGGCTCGTCGAGGACGGCGTCTTCGGGTCACGGTCGGAAGCGCTCCGATACGGCGCTCGGCTCGTCGTTCGCGAAGAGTACCTCGAGCGCCTCCACGAACAAGCGGACACCAAAGCGCGGAAAGACGTCGAAGAGCGGCTGGATCGAAAGCGTGTATCTTGACCTCGACGTCATTCTCGCGGAGCTGAAGGCCGATGACTGGCTGGCGAGTGACGTCGATATCGACTCGATCGAGGAACCGAAGACGTCGGTCGCGACGGGCATCGAACTCCAGTACGTGATGGAAGGCGAGTGGGAGCGTGACCGCGTCGTCCGAGCACACCAAGAGATCGCTAGTCAAAATATCGAGCTGGTTCCGCTGACGAGTGACGCCCTGGACGCCGCTGCCGACCTCCGAGCCCAGTACGACGCACTGAACGTCTTCGATGGAGTGCATCTTGGCAGTGCGGCTACCCTCGACGAGCCAATCGTCTCGACGGATACGCTGTTCCCCGAGATCCCAGAAATCGAGCATATCGACCCGCGCGATCTCGAATAAGGGACTAGACCGGGACGAAACCAGTCTCACTCGTAGCCAGCGCGAAATGTGCGAACGGTAGT
It contains:
- a CDS encoding ribbon-helix-helix domain-containing protein is translated as MSSDRQSVPVSLPPELVDRLDRLVEDGVFGSRSEALRYGARLVVREEYLERLHEQADTKARKDVEERLDRKRVS
- a CDS encoding PIN domain-containing protein gives rise to the protein MYLDLDVILAELKADDWLASDVDIDSIEEPKTSVATGIELQYVMEGEWERDRVVRAHQEIASQNIELVPLTSDALDAAADLRAQYDALNVFDGVHLGSAATLDEPIVSTDTLFPEIPEIEHIDPRDLE